A single window of Nicotiana sylvestris chromosome 3, ASM39365v2, whole genome shotgun sequence DNA harbors:
- the LOC138887269 gene encoding uncharacterized protein: MNAQSYVRPQQQAHHNQAPFPRNQPPYQNHYNPRPPQNNFPPRELPKRPNFTPIGESYSSLFPKLVQMGLLQPVPQTRQNPTSPAYKVGARCTYHLGAEGHDTDDCWTLKRAVENFIEQRKIVLIDEDVPNVTNNPLPAHNNEPVIGMICKDKEFNPALNAIIAIADPEKKPKVAPKQDKGEEKNKITPPKSEKKVEAGIGATPSKDVVLYVPRGREEKQMTLSPPRRFELNKATQMYVPKGACVMRGPINPPRLSEPVVIGRTPQKPITNPTDVPWNYNKMVVTYKGKEISGEVQENNPVEKYSNLEEVNNATRKCFPSKKPVSAEEAETFFQKMKMADYEVIDQLQKFPEQVSLLALLINSPKHQKVLIKTLNEAYVPIETSIEQLERMAERFFSTNQISFSKNDLPPEGAAHNKALHLIVKCKGYYVKRVMLDGGSGVDICPLSTLQRMEIRTERIRPNNVCVRDFDGIKRDTIGEIDLILTISPVDFEVTFQVLDMDTSYNFLLGRPWIHAAGAVPSTLHQMVKFEHEDQEIVVHGEDEQSIYRDPSVLCLEAKEGSEHIVYQAFEIVVADQYEEGNPCPQPFLSNASIMVAKEMIRHGFKLGKGIRKSLKGITEPVTLTASEKFFRIGFRPTPDDVK, translated from the coding sequence ATGAATGCTCAATCTTATGTCCGCCCACAGCAACAAGCCCACCATAACcaagctccatttcctagaaatcaacctccttaccaaaaccactacaaCCCCCGTCCTCCGCAAAACAATTTTCCCCCTCGTGAACTACCTAAAAGGCCAAATTTTACACCAATCGGCGAGTCCTACTCCAGCCTTTTCCCAAAGCTTGTCCAAATGGGTCTGCTACAACCGGTTCCTCAAActaggcaaaacccaacatctcCCGCTTACAAAGTTGGTGCCCGATGCACCTATCACTTAGGGGCAGAAGGGCACGACACTGATGATTGCTGGACTCTGAAGAGAGCAGTGGAGAATTTtatagaacaaaggaagatagtgctaatTGATGAGGATGTCCCCAATGTGACTAATAACCCACTGCCAGCCCACAACAACGAACCGGTAATCGGGATGATTTGTAAGGATAAAGAATTTAACCCAGCATTGAATGCCATCATTGCCATTGCTGAcccagaaaagaaaccaaaagttgCCCCGAAGCAAGACAAAGGGGAGGAAAAGAACAAAATCACCCCTCCAAAATCAGAAAAGAAAGTTGAAGCGGGAATTGGGGCAACACCTTccaaagatgttgttctctatgTCCCTCGGGGCCGCGAAGAAAAACAGATGACTTTGAGTCCTCCTAGAAGATTCGAGTTAAACAAAGCAAcccaaatgtatgtgcccaagggaGCTTGTGTGATGCGGGGGCCAATTAATCCTCCAAGGCtgagtgagcccgtggttattggccgcACACCGCAAAAGCCCATAACGAATCCTACCGATGTGCCCTGGAATTACAACAAAATGGTGGTGACCTATAAGGGCAAAGAAATCTCAGGAGAAGTCCAAGAAAATAACCCCGTTGAAAAGTATTCTAACttggaagaggtgaacaatgcCACTCGAAAATGCTTCCCATCTAAGAAGCCCGTAAGTGCCGAAGAAGCAGAGACtttctttcaaaagatgaaaatggcagATTATGAGGTGATCGACCAGCTTCAAAAATTTCCCGAACAAGTCTCCTTGTTGGCTTTGCTGATAAACTCCCCCAAACATCagaaggtattgatcaagacccttaacgaagcatatgttCCTATTGAAACTTCTATAGAACAGTtggagaggatggcagaaaggtTTTTCTCAACTAACcagatttccttcagcaaaaatgacttgccTCCAGAAGGGGCCGCGCATAACAAAGCTCTGCACTTGATAGTCAAATGCAaagggtactatgtgaaaagggttatgttggacggaggctctGGGGTAGACATCTGCCCACTCTCGACTCTACAGCGCATGGAAATTAGGACTGAAAGAATTCGACCCAATAATGTCTGTGTACGGGATTTCGATGGTATAAAAAGGGACACGATTGGAGAGATTGATCTGATTCTGACCATCAgcccagtagactttgaagtaaccttccaggtgttGGATATGGACACCTCCTACAATTTTCTTTtggggaggccatggattcatgcagcaggGGCTGTACCCTCTACCCTCCATCAGATGGTAAAATTTGAGCATGAAGATCAAGAGATTGTGGTCCACGGGGAAgacgagcaatcaatttatcgggacccatcagtccTATGTCTTGAAGCAAAAGAGGGGAGTGAGCACATAGTTTATCAAGCCTTTGAAATTGTGGTCGCGGACCAGTACGAAGAAGGAAACCCTTGCCctcaaccctttctttctaatgcatcaatcatggtggccaaagaaatgatcagacATGGTTTCAAATTAGGGAAGGGGATCAGGAAATCATTGAAAGGAATAACTGAACCTGTTACCCTGACAGCTAGTGAAAAGTTCTTCAGGATAGGCTTCCGACCCACTCCAGATGATGTAAAATAG